A DNA window from Coffea arabica cultivar ET-39 chromosome 6c, Coffea Arabica ET-39 HiFi, whole genome shotgun sequence contains the following coding sequences:
- the LOC113693943 gene encoding sulfoquinovosyl transferase SQD2 isoform X1 — MSPSSLSISSPLSPRRFSTPASSSSSTLSSSYLFSSCSLPSTSASTYPPKNFVKVSCFSTSRAQPVVLLCIKTQSLQCTTKAHKKGAAAARLKRARQRKPFFAANSNMTITEYMEEEEESPPPLLESEMNSRPRRIALFIEPSPFSYVSGYKNRFQNFIKYLRELGDEVMVVTTHEGVPQEFYGAKLIGSRSFPCPWYKKVPLSLALSPRIISEVARFKPDIIHASSPGVMVFGALAIAKLLCVPIVMSYHTHVPVYIPRYTFSWLVKPMWLIIKFLHRAADLTLVPSAAIGKDLEAAQVTAANRIRLWTKGVDSESFHPRYHSDEMRLKLSGGEPQKPLIIHVGRLGYEKSLDFLKRIMDKLPEARIAFIGDGPYREELENMFRGMPAVFMGMLHGEELSQAYASGDVFIMPSESETLGLVVLEAMSSGLPVVAARAGGIPDIIPEDQQGKIGYLFNPGDVDDCLSKLKPLLHDLELRETIGNAARLEMEKFDWRAATRKIRNEQYNAAIWFWRKKRAQLLRPFQWLFKRIFQAPEVDYR, encoded by the exons ATGTCCCCTTCTTCTCTCTCTATAAGTTCCCCTCTCTCTCCTCGTCGCTTCTCAACTCCTGCTTCCTCCTCTTCTTCTACTTTGTCATCGTCCTACTTGTTTTCTTCCTGCTCTTTACCTTCTACCTCAGCATCAACGTACCCAcctaaaaattttgttaaagttTCTTGCTTTTCTACCTCAAGAGCACAACCCGTTGTGCTACTTTGCATAAAGACGCAATCTTTGCAGTGTACTACTAAAGCCCACAAGAAAGGCGCAGCTGCTGCAAGGCTAAAAAGGGCTAGGCAGAGGAAGCCCTTTTTTGCAGCTAACAGCAACATGACCATTACAGAGTACAtggaggaagaggaggagagTCCCCCTCCCTTGCTCGAATCTGAGATGAATTCAAGGCCCAGGCGAATTGCGCTTTTTATTGAGCCCTCTCCCTTTTC TTATGTTTCTGGCTATAAAAACCGGTTCcagaatttcatcaaatatctACGAGAATTGGGAGATGAG GTGATGGTTGTGACAACGCATGAAGGAGTACCCCaggaattttatggagcaaaattgATTGGATCAAGGAG CTTTCCATGTCCCTGGTACAAAAAGGTGCCCCTTTCACTTGCTCTGAGCCCTAGAATTATCTCAGAAGTTGCCAGGTTTAAGCCAGACATTATACATGCATCATCTCCTGGTGTCAtg GTATTTGGTGCTCTTGCTATAGCAAAACTACTATGCGTGCCCATAGTGATGTCTTACCACACTCATGTTCCGGT GTACATACCAAGATACACCTTTAGTTGGCTGGTAAAACCTATGTGGTTGATAATAA AATTTCTTCATAGAGCTGCTGATCTTACTTTGGTACCATCTGCTGCAATTGGAAAGGATCTTGAAGCTGCTCAGGTGACAGCAG caAATAGAATTCGTCTGTGGACTAAGGGTGTGGATTCGGAGAGCTTTCATCCCCGGTACCATTCTGATGAGATGCGATTAAAACTAAG TGGTGGAGAACCTCAGAAACCATTGATAATTCATGTTGGCCGACTTGGATATGAGAAGAGCTTGGATTTCCTAAAAAG GATCATGGACAAGCTTCCAGAAGCACGAATAGCTTTTATTGGAGACGGGCCATACAG AGAGGAGCTAGAGAACATGTTCAGAGGCATGCCTGCTGTATTCATGGGAATGTTGCATGGTGAGGAGCTTTCTCAGGCATATGCTAGCGGAGATGTTTTTATTATGCCTTCAGAATCAGAGACACTTGGGCTTGTTGTTTTGGAGGCAATGTCATCAGGACTTCCTGTGGTGGCTGCTCGTGCGGGAGGAATTCCAGACATAATTCCTGAGGATCAGCAGGGTAAAATTGGGTATCTATTTAATCCTGGAGATGTCGATGATTGTTTGAGCAAGCTGAAGCCCCTGTTACATGATCTCGAATTGAGAGAAACTATTGGAAATGCTGCAAGACTAGAGATGGAGAAGTTTGATTGGAGGGCTGCAACTCGAAAGATACGCAATGAGCAGTACAATGCTGCAATTTGGTTTTGGAGGAAGAAGAGAGCACAGTTACTAAGGCCATTTCAATGGTTATTTAAGCGTATTTTTCAAGCACCAGAGGTTGACTACAGGTGA
- the LOC113693943 gene encoding sulfoquinovosyl transferase SQD2 isoform X2 produces MSPSSLSISSPLSPRRFSTPASSSSSTLSSSYLFSSCSLPSTSASTYPPKNFVKVSCFSTSRAQPVVLLCIKTQSLQCTTKAHKKGAAAARLKRARQRKPFFAANSNMTITEYMEEEEESPPPLLESEMNSRPRRIALFIEPSPFSYVSGYKNRFQNFIKYLRELGDEVMVVTTHEGVPQEFYGAKLIGSRSFPCPWYKKVPLSLALSPRIISEVARFKPDIIHASSPGVMVFGALAIAKLLCVPIVMSYHTHVPVYIPRYTFSWLVKPMWLIIKFLHRAADLTLVPSAAIGKDLEAAQVTAANRIRLWTKGVDSESFHPRYHSDEMRLKLSGGEPQKPLIIHVGRLGYEKSLDFLKREELENMFRGMPAVFMGMLHGEELSQAYASGDVFIMPSESETLGLVVLEAMSSGLPVVAARAGGIPDIIPEDQQGKIGYLFNPGDVDDCLSKLKPLLHDLELRETIGNAARLEMEKFDWRAATRKIRNEQYNAAIWFWRKKRAQLLRPFQWLFKRIFQAPEVDYR; encoded by the exons ATGTCCCCTTCTTCTCTCTCTATAAGTTCCCCTCTCTCTCCTCGTCGCTTCTCAACTCCTGCTTCCTCCTCTTCTTCTACTTTGTCATCGTCCTACTTGTTTTCTTCCTGCTCTTTACCTTCTACCTCAGCATCAACGTACCCAcctaaaaattttgttaaagttTCTTGCTTTTCTACCTCAAGAGCACAACCCGTTGTGCTACTTTGCATAAAGACGCAATCTTTGCAGTGTACTACTAAAGCCCACAAGAAAGGCGCAGCTGCTGCAAGGCTAAAAAGGGCTAGGCAGAGGAAGCCCTTTTTTGCAGCTAACAGCAACATGACCATTACAGAGTACAtggaggaagaggaggagagTCCCCCTCCCTTGCTCGAATCTGAGATGAATTCAAGGCCCAGGCGAATTGCGCTTTTTATTGAGCCCTCTCCCTTTTC TTATGTTTCTGGCTATAAAAACCGGTTCcagaatttcatcaaatatctACGAGAATTGGGAGATGAG GTGATGGTTGTGACAACGCATGAAGGAGTACCCCaggaattttatggagcaaaattgATTGGATCAAGGAG CTTTCCATGTCCCTGGTACAAAAAGGTGCCCCTTTCACTTGCTCTGAGCCCTAGAATTATCTCAGAAGTTGCCAGGTTTAAGCCAGACATTATACATGCATCATCTCCTGGTGTCAtg GTATTTGGTGCTCTTGCTATAGCAAAACTACTATGCGTGCCCATAGTGATGTCTTACCACACTCATGTTCCGGT GTACATACCAAGATACACCTTTAGTTGGCTGGTAAAACCTATGTGGTTGATAATAA AATTTCTTCATAGAGCTGCTGATCTTACTTTGGTACCATCTGCTGCAATTGGAAAGGATCTTGAAGCTGCTCAGGTGACAGCAG caAATAGAATTCGTCTGTGGACTAAGGGTGTGGATTCGGAGAGCTTTCATCCCCGGTACCATTCTGATGAGATGCGATTAAAACTAAG TGGTGGAGAACCTCAGAAACCATTGATAATTCATGTTGGCCGACTTGGATATGAGAAGAGCTTGGATTTCCTAAAAAG AGAGGAGCTAGAGAACATGTTCAGAGGCATGCCTGCTGTATTCATGGGAATGTTGCATGGTGAGGAGCTTTCTCAGGCATATGCTAGCGGAGATGTTTTTATTATGCCTTCAGAATCAGAGACACTTGGGCTTGTTGTTTTGGAGGCAATGTCATCAGGACTTCCTGTGGTGGCTGCTCGTGCGGGAGGAATTCCAGACATAATTCCTGAGGATCAGCAGGGTAAAATTGGGTATCTATTTAATCCTGGAGATGTCGATGATTGTTTGAGCAAGCTGAAGCCCCTGTTACATGATCTCGAATTGAGAGAAACTATTGGAAATGCTGCAAGACTAGAGATGGAGAAGTTTGATTGGAGGGCTGCAACTCGAAAGATACGCAATGAGCAGTACAATGCTGCAATTTGGTTTTGGAGGAAGAAGAGAGCACAGTTACTAAGGCCATTTCAATGGTTATTTAAGCGTATTTTTCAAGCACCAGAGGTTGACTACAGGTGA
- the LOC113693944 gene encoding uncharacterized acetyltransferase At3g50280-like, producing the protein MNPSAPVHKLSLSLYIIPSQVPKCSILRFYSKILITHSLVAAHYYLGFHSREEHNHWKKGRDKMPTTAVHVVSKCTVYPESKSALFPSLKLSVSDLPMLSCQYIQKGVLLSQPPLDAASLLSLLKLSLSKALSHFPPLAGRLHTDPHGHVHILCNDAGVDFVHAKALHLSLPTLVPSDQLHLHDIPPCFRKFFQFDHTLSYAGHHKPLLAVQVTELNGGLFIGCTMNHAVVDGTSFWNFFNTFAEACRGAKRISKSPNFCRETVFTSPAVLQLPAGGPSATFSGDEPSREKIFHFSREAVLQLKLRTNKTCKMGSWVAGDGEKGGRTNGKVTRKSLKPATDEISSFQSLCAQLWRSVTRARNLDGNRRTTFRMAVNCRHRLEPRVDPLYFGNLIQSIPTVACVEELLGNDLSWGADRLHRNVLAHDDATVRRGVEEWESNPRLFPLGNFDGAMITMGSSPRFPMYDNDFGWGRPIAVRSGRANKFDGKISAFPGREGNGSVDLEVVLAPETMAALEKDVEFMQYVS; encoded by the coding sequence ATGAACCCTTCCGCACCCGTAcacaaactctctctctctctatatataatCCCCTCTCAAGTCCCAAAATGTTCCATCCTGCGCTTCTACTCAAAAATTCTCATCACTCACTCGCTAGTCGCTGCTCACTACTACTTGGGATTCCATTCCCGGGAAGAACATAATCACTGGAAAAAAGGGCGAGATAAGATGCCAACAACTGCAGTTCATGTAGTTTCCAAATGCACAGTCTACCCGGAATCCAAATCAGCCCTATTCCCGTCTTTAAAGCTCTCCGTCTCTGACCTTCCCATGCTGTCTTGCCAATATATCCAAAAGGGCGTTTTACTATCCCAGCCTCCCCTTGACGCcgcctctcttctctctctgcTCAAGCTCTCCCTCTCCAAAGCTCTCTCCCACTTCCCTCCCCTCGCCGGCCGCCTTCATACCGACCCTCACGGTCACGTCCACATCCTATGCAACGATGCCGGCGTCGACTTCGTCCATGCAAAAGCCTTGCACCTCTCCCTCCCCACCCTCGTCCCTTCTGATCAACTTCATCTTCATGACATCCCGCCTTGTTTCCGAAAGTTCTTCCAGTTCGACCACACTCTCAGCTACGCCGGTCACCACAAACCTCTCCTGGCTGTGCAGGTCACCGAGCTCAACGGCGGCCTTTTCATTGGTTGCACCATGAACCACGCCGTCGTGGACGGGACCTCCTTCTGGAACTTCTTCAACACCTTCGCTGAGGCCTGTAGGGGGGCCAAAAGGATCTCCAAGTCCCCCAACTTCTGCCGCGAAACCGTGTTCACCTCCCCGGCGGTTCTCCAGCTCCCGGCAGGCGGGCCTTCGGCGACATTTTCCGGTGACGAGCCTTCGCGGGAAAAGATATTCCATTTCAGCAGAGAGGCAGTTTTGCAGCTGAAATTGCGAACCAACAAGACTTGCAAAATGGGGAGTTGGGTGGCGGGTGACGGGGAAAAAGGCGGCAGAACTAACGGAAAGGTAACGCGCAAGTCTTTGAAGCCCGCGACCGATGAGATCTCGTCTTTTCAGTCCCTGTGCGCGCAGCTGTGGAGATCCGTGACACGTGCGAGGAATTTGGATGGGAACAGAAGGACGACATTCAGGATGGCGGTGAACTGCAGACACCGGCTGGAGCCGCGGGTGGACCCGCTCTACTTTGGTAACTTGATCCAGAGCATCCCAACCGTGGCTTGCGTGGAGGAGCTGCTGGGCAACGACCTATCCTGGGGTGCGGATCGGCTGCATCGGAATGTGTTGGCGCACGACGATGCCACGGTGCGGCGGGGCGTCGAGGAATGGGAGAGTAATCCAAGGCTGTTTCCGCTGGGGAACTTTGACGGCGCGATGATCACCATGGGAAGCTCCCCAAGGTTTCCAATGTACGATAATGACTTTGGGTGGGGACGACCCATTGCAGTGCGAAGCGGTAGGGCCAATAAATTTGACGGCAAGATCTCGGCATTCCCAGGGCGCGAAGGAAATGGGAGCGTCGATCTGGAAGTTGTTTTGGCACCAGAGACTATGGCTGCACTTGAGAAGGATGTGGAATTTATGCAATATGTATCCTGA